The following coding sequences lie in one Lacerta agilis isolate rLacAgi1 chromosome 4, rLacAgi1.pri, whole genome shotgun sequence genomic window:
- the PCID2 gene encoding PCI domain-containing protein 2: MAHISINQYLQQVLESIDSRDGLFCAELVSFKHPHVANPRLQLSSPEEKCQQVLEPPYDEMFAAHLRCTYAVANHDFVEAYKCQTVIVQSFLRAFQAHKEENWALPIMYAVALDLRIFANSADQQLAKKGKGKVGDMLEKAAELLMSCFRVCASDTRAGIEDSKKWGMLFLVNQLFKIYFKINKLHLCKPLIRAIDSSNLKDEYSMAQRVTYRYYVGRKAMFDSDFKQAEEYLSFAFEHCHRSSQKNKRMILIYLLPVKMLLGHMPMIQLLKKYDLMQFAEVTKAVSEGNLLLLNEALAKHETFFIRCGIFLILEKLKIITYRNLFKKVYLLLKTHQLSLDAFLVALKFMKVNDVDTDEVQCILANLIYMGHIKGYISHQHQKLVVSKQNPFPPLSTVC; encoded by the exons ATGGCTCATATCAGTATAAATCAATATCTGCAACAG GTGTTAGAATCTATTGACAGCAGAGATGGACTATTTTGTGCAGAGTTGGTGTCATTTAAACATCCTCACGTTGCAAATCCTAGACTTCAG cTTTCATCTCCAGAAGAAAAATGTCAACAAGTGCTGGAACCACCTTATGATGAAATGTTTGCTGCCCACTTAAG ATGTACTTACGCAGTTGCCAACCACGATTTTGTAGAAGCTTACAAGTGCCAGACAGTTATAGTACA ATCTTTCCTGAGAGCCTTTCAAGCACACAAAGAAGAAAACTG ggCTTTGCCTATTATGTATGCTGTAGCGCTTGATCTTCGAATTTTTGCTAATAGT GCTGACCAGCAGCTGGCaaagaaaggcaaaggcaaagttGGCGACATgttggaaaaagcagcagaactCCTTATGAGCTGTTTTCGAGTATGTGCCAGTGACAC TCGAGCTGGCATTGAGGATTCCAAAAAGTGGGGCATGTTGTTTCTGGTGAATCAGCTGTTCAAGATTTATTTTAAG ATCAACAAGCTTCATCTGTGCAAACCCCTGATAAGAGCAATTGATAGCTCAAATCTTAAAGATGAATACAGCATGGCACAGAGGGTTACATACAGATACTATGTTGGACGGAAAGCCATGTTTGACAGCGACTTTAAACAAG CGGAAGAGTATCTATCTTTTGCCTTTGAGCACTGCCACCGCTCCAGCCAGAAAAACAAAAGgatgattttaatttatttgctgCCTGTGAAAATGTTACTG ggccacatgccaatgatccagcttttaaaaaaatatgacctCATGCAGTTTGCTGAAGTTACAAAGGCTGTGAG TGAAGGGAACCTTCTTTTATTGAACGAGGCTCTGGCAAAACACGAGACATTCTTCATTCGCTGTGGTATCTTCCTTATTCTCGAGAAGCTGAAAATCATCACCTACAGGAATCTCTTCAAGAAAGT gtATTTGTTACTCAAAACTCACCAGCTGTCTTTAGATGCCTTTCTGGTTGCCCTGAAATTCATGAAAGTTAATGATGTTGATACAGATGAAGTCCAGTGCATTCTAGCTAACCTCATATATATG GGTCACATCAAAGGCTATATATCGCACCAGCACCAAAAGCTTGTTGTCAGCAAGCAAAACCCGTTTCCTCCACTGTCTACCGTCTGCTGA